A genomic window from Pantoea alhagi includes:
- a CDS encoding DUF3461 family protein: MYDNLKSLGISNPEDIDRYSLRQEANNDILKIYFRKDKGEFFAKSVKFKYPRQRKTVVADGIGQGYKEVQEISPNLRYVIDELDQICQRDQVEIDLKRKILDDLRHLENVVSNKIAEIESDLDKLTRNSR, translated from the coding sequence ATGTATGACAATTTAAAAAGCCTGGGCATTTCCAATCCGGAAGATATCGATCGCTATAGCCTGCGTCAGGAAGCGAATAACGACATTCTGAAAATTTACTTCCGTAAAGATAAAGGCGAATTTTTTGCCAAAAGCGTTAAATTTAAATATCCGCGCCAGCGTAAAACCGTCGTGGCGGATGGCATTGGACAAGGTTATAAAGAGGTGCAGGAGATCAGCCCTAACCTGCGCTATGTGATTGATGAGCTGGATCAGATCTGCCAGCGCGACCAGGTAGAAATCGATCTGAAGCGTAAAATCCTTGACGACCTGCGTCATCTGGAAAATGTGGTTTCCAACAAGATTGCTGAAATTGAATCCGATCTGGATAAGCTGACGCGCAACAGCCGCTAA
- a CDS encoding CdaR family transcriptional regulator — MANYYLDARLAQDIVARTMKIIDSNVNVMDARGRIIGSGDRERIGELHEGALLALSQARVVDIDEAVARHLHGVRPGINLPLRIAGEIVGVIGLTGDPVSLRQYGELVCMTAEMMLEQARLLHMLAQDSRLREELVLNLIRSETLSPALMAWAQRLGIDLNQPRVVAVVEVDSGQLGVDSAMAELQQLQTLLTMPERDNLIAIVSLTEMVVLKPALNAHGRYDQDEHRRRVDQLLGRMKESGHLRIRIALGNYFTGEGSIARSYRTAQTTMNVGKQRMPEQRSFFYQDLVLPVLLDSLRGGWQANELSRPLAKLKAMDNNGLLRRTLIAWFTHNVQPSATARALFIHRNTLEYRLNRISELTGLNLGHFDDRLLLYVALQLDEQP, encoded by the coding sequence ATGGCTAATTATTACCTGGATGCTCGTCTGGCCCAGGATATCGTTGCGCGCACCATGAAAATTATCGACAGTAACGTCAATGTTATGGATGCCCGTGGCCGGATTATCGGCAGCGGCGATCGGGAACGCATTGGTGAATTGCACGAAGGCGCGCTGCTGGCGCTGTCGCAAGCGCGTGTAGTGGATATTGACGAAGCCGTTGCGCGCCATCTGCATGGTGTACGGCCCGGTATCAATTTACCGCTGCGTATTGCCGGTGAAATCGTGGGGGTAATCGGCCTGACTGGCGATCCCGTTTCGCTACGTCAGTATGGCGAGCTGGTCTGTATGACGGCGGAGATGATGCTGGAGCAGGCGCGACTGCTGCATATGCTGGCGCAGGATAGCCGTCTGCGTGAAGAGCTGGTGCTGAATCTTATCCGTAGTGAAACCCTTTCTCCGGCGCTGATGGCATGGGCGCAGCGGCTGGGTATCGACCTTAATCAGCCGCGTGTGGTTGCAGTGGTCGAGGTCGACAGCGGTCAACTGGGCGTGGACAGCGCGATGGCGGAGCTGCAGCAGTTGCAAACGCTGTTGACCATGCCAGAGCGCGATAATCTGATTGCCATCGTTTCGCTTACGGAAATGGTGGTGCTGAAACCGGCGCTGAATGCTCATGGCCGTTACGATCAGGATGAGCATCGGCGGCGCGTTGATCAACTGTTAGGGCGCATGAAAGAGAGTGGGCATCTGCGTATTCGCATCGCGCTGGGCAACTACTTTACCGGCGAGGGCAGTATTGCCCGCTCTTACCGCACGGCGCAAACCACCATGAACGTTGGCAAACAGCGTATGCCGGAACAGCGTAGCTTTTTTTATCAGGATTTAGTGCTGCCGGTGCTGCTTGATAGCCTGCGCGGCGGCTGGCAGGCAAATGAGCTGTCACGTCCACTGGCAAAACTGAAAGCGATGGATAATAACGGCCTGTTGCGCCGTACGCTAATCGCCTGGTTCACTCATAACGTGCAGCCCTCGGCCACCGCCCGGGCGCTGTTTATTCATCGTAATACGCTGGAGTACCGGCTAAACCGGATTTCTGAACTGACCGGACTTAACCTGGGCCATTTTGACGATCGGCTGCTGCTGTACGTGGCGCTACAGCTGGATGAGCAGCCTTAA
- the degP gene encoding serine endoprotease DegP produces the protein MKKTTLVLSALALSLGMAMSPTYVMAAETASSSTQQLPSLAPMLEKVMPSVVSINVEGSTSVKTPRLPPQFQQFFGDDSPFCQDGSPFLNSPMCQGAAPGGNAPQQKFRALGSGVVINAQKGYVVTNNHVVDNATKIQVQLSDGRRYEAKVIGKDPRSDIALIQLQDFKNLTAITMADSDTLRVGDYTVAIGNPYGLGETVTSGIVSALGRSGLNVENYENFIQTDAAINRGNSGGALVNLNGELIGINTAILAPDGGNIGIGFAIPSNMVKNLTAQMVEYGQVKRGELGIMGTELNSELAKAMKVDAQRGAFVSQVMPKSSAAKAGIKAGDVITSLNKKQISSFAALRAEVGSLPVGTKLELGLLRDGKPLTVTVELQQSSQSNVDSATIYTGIEGAGLSNSEVNGQKGVRVDSVKPGSSAARIGLKKDDIILGVNQQPVTNLGELRKILDTKPSVLALNIKRGDSNIYLLMQ, from the coding sequence ATGAAAAAAACAACTCTTGTATTAAGCGCATTAGCTCTCAGCCTGGGTATGGCGATGAGCCCGACTTACGTTATGGCTGCTGAAACAGCCTCTTCCTCCACTCAGCAACTTCCCAGCCTGGCACCTATGCTGGAAAAAGTGATGCCGTCGGTTGTCAGCATCAACGTTGAAGGCAGCACATCGGTGAAAACGCCGCGTCTGCCGCCGCAGTTCCAGCAGTTCTTTGGCGATGACTCACCGTTCTGTCAGGATGGGTCGCCATTCCTGAACTCGCCGATGTGCCAGGGCGCCGCGCCTGGCGGCAATGCGCCTCAGCAAAAATTCCGCGCGCTGGGTTCTGGCGTGGTTATCAATGCGCAGAAAGGGTATGTCGTCACCAACAACCATGTCGTGGATAATGCCACCAAAATTCAGGTGCAGCTCAGCGACGGACGCCGTTATGAGGCGAAAGTGATCGGCAAAGATCCGCGTTCCGATATTGCGCTGATTCAGCTTCAGGATTTTAAAAATCTTACTGCCATCACCATGGCTGACTCTGACACTCTGCGCGTCGGTGACTATACGGTCGCGATCGGTAACCCGTACGGACTGGGCGAAACCGTCACTTCCGGTATTGTCTCCGCGCTGGGTCGTAGCGGCCTGAATGTGGAAAATTACGAGAACTTTATCCAGACCGATGCGGCCATTAACCGTGGTAACTCCGGCGGCGCGTTGGTTAACCTGAACGGTGAACTCATCGGAATTAATACCGCGATACTGGCTCCGGACGGCGGCAACATCGGTATCGGCTTCGCCATCCCCAGCAATATGGTGAAGAACCTCACTGCACAGATGGTGGAATATGGTCAGGTAAAACGCGGCGAGCTGGGCATCATGGGCACCGAGCTGAATTCCGAGCTGGCGAAAGCGATGAAAGTGGATGCGCAACGCGGCGCCTTTGTCAGCCAGGTGATGCCGAAGTCTTCCGCCGCTAAAGCGGGCATTAAGGCGGGCGATGTGATTACCTCGCTGAATAAAAAACAGATCTCCAGCTTTGCCGCGCTGCGTGCTGAAGTCGGCTCGCTGCCGGTTGGCACTAAGCTGGAGCTGGGCCTGTTGCGTGACGGTAAACCGCTGACGGTTACGGTTGAGCTGCAACAAAGCTCACAGAGTAATGTCGATTCCGCAACCATCTATACCGGCATTGAAGGCGCGGGCCTGAGCAACTCGGAAGTTAACGGTCAGAAAGGCGTGCGGGTGGACAGCGTTAAGCCTGGCAGCTCCGCAGCGCGTATCGGCCTGAAAAAAGACGATATTATTCTTGGTGTTAACCAGCAACCGGTGACCAACCTTGGCGAGCTGCGTAAAATCCTTGATACCAAGCCTTCCGTGCTGGCGCTGAATATCAAACGTGGCGACAGCAATATCTATCTGCTTATGCAATAA